ACATCTGAGGTTAATGAACTTAGAAGATCAAGCAGGCAAAGAAACACAACCATCTTATTTGCAAGAGTACCATTGCATGCAAGTCAATGTTTTAGCTCAATAATTTTCAACTTCTTTTAAAGTGAAGCATCCAATCTCTAACTATGTATCTTACAACACCCTGTCAATAagacataaattttttttcaactacTATATTCTCCACCATAAAACTAAGAAGTTATGAAGAAGCCATCCTCTATGATTGCCGACGCAAGGCAATAACTGCTTAATTGAAGGTCCTTGAAGAGAATAATACATGAAAACCATCTTCCTTTTGAAAAGAAGGCAATTAGTTACAAATGGGTTTTCAAGATCAAGTTCAAATCCAATGATGAAATAGAACGCCACAAGACAAGGCTCGTTGTTAGAGACTTCACTCAAATAACAGATTTCAACTACTTTGATGTGTTTAGACCACTTATCAAACTCActactttaaaaatattttttgctATTGCTGCTATTAAAGGATAGTATGTCCACCGGATGGAcgtcaattttactttttttcatGGAGATTTATCAGAAGAAGTGTATATGAAACCTCCATTAGGATTAACAGTGCCAGTTGGTTTAGTTTGTACGTTGGAGAAATCGTTATATGGCTTGAAACATGCTAGTAGACAGTGGTATCAGAAGTTGTGTTGTGTTCTCGTTGATGATGGATGTGCTCAATCAAAATTAGACAGTTGTTTATTCACTAAACTATCTGATTGAGACTTCACATGTATCCTTGTTTATATGGACGACCTTGTTTTAGCAGGGAtgattaaagaaaaattataaggATTAAACAGCTCTTggataacaaatttaaaattaagtaTCTTggcaaattaaatttttttttcggtttGAAAATTGCCAATCAATCGGACATTGCCATGTATTAACGTAAATATACATTTGATTTGCTTAATGAGTTTGGGTTGATGAGCGCAAAATTAGCCTCCACACTAATAGATTATACAATTTATCTATCTAAATCTCCAAGAAATTCTCTTGATGATGTTACTCCTTATAGATGGCTAATTGTACATTTAATTTACCTCACCAATACACGGCCGGATATATGCTTTGTGGTTGCCAGGCTCAGTCAGTTTCTAAATTGTGTcacaacaaaatattttaaaccgCTCTGCATGTACTTTGATATTTTAAACCGCTCTGCATGTACTTCGACATTTTAAAGGTGTTTTGGCTAAAGGAGTGTTAGTTTCTACCTCCAATAATCTCAAGCTCATTGCCttatgatttttgtttttttggaaAATCGTTTATTTCTTGGCAAAGTAAGAGGCAACACTCGTTTCTCGATTGAAGTTGAATACAGAGTCATGGCTCTGGTCATTTGTAGGAGAGTGTGACTCTCTTACTTATTGAAAGATTTTAGAATACCGTCTCTCTCGTCCTATTGTTATGTACTGTGACAATCAATTTGTTTTTCATATCACGAAAAGGATTAAACATATAGAGATTGACTGTCATACTAATCATGATAGAATCTAAGAAAGACTGGATAAACTCTTAGTTTTCCGTTCTTCAACAAACTAAATTGCTATGTCTTGACTAAATTACTTTCACTTAAAAATTTCTTCTATTGTAATGATAAATTAGGTCTCAtcaatttttatgttttcaGTTTGAAAAAATGTAATTAaagttatatattaaataatattataaaaattaaaatatataattatttaaatttagtgTTTATTTTATCATACTAATTAAATACTTTTAGAATAATTTGATGTATATAAAttgttaaaatatatttattagaataaaaatatctaatattcatatatatatatatggataataataataataataaaggtaatgagattttttatcttttaactATTTCTTTTTGTCTCTTTTCAGAATCACTTCTTGATATAGTGCTTGCTTTACTATTTTATCACTCAATTTTATACATTTAAACAGTGATCTATCATTGatcataaaagaaaagaaaaacaaaatgctATATATAATTTTGCCTCTGAACATGTTTAATAATAATGTAACCGTAATCATTCTACTACAGTAAACATGGAGATTCGGACCTACAAATTAATATGAGGGAATCCTTTAGTAAAATACTTTTAACGGTTGAAATCAAATCGATAATTATCAACAGTAATATATTCAAGCtctaaaatttgtttgatctcGATGAAAATGGAAGCCACAAAACTACTGAGGATTATTTTTCCTTATCCCAACCCTAATGAATGCACAACTTTATCAAATGGATAAAAAAAGTGAATACAATAATAGGAGCCCTAGTAGTGATACTAATACAGTTTTACCTATACATTTCAACACTGCTAAGTTAGGATTTTGACCTTGGGAAAATAAATATTACGAAACAAATAGCTTAATTGTAGTTTTATTATTGTATTCAAGGGAGTCTGCGGGTAGAAACGTCAGATATTTGTCCCAGTCAACCAAGACAAAAGCAGCCACTCTTCAACGCTTCAATGGGACCCACTTCCCCTACTCGGTCCTCATCATCAACGCTCCACATTCCACAATCATCACCCACTACAAATCATGCATCTGCTGTTACTATACAACACCGATAAACCACTCCACGGTGAAATGATGAcgagaatattaaaattaacaaaattaaaaattagttattaaattaattattatatatttatatataaatatatattttaacatatattttacataaatacataatataattataaaattaaaattcataaataactattcattaaaaaatacttttttatctaaaaataataattaaaatataaatatgtattATGTTAAATAGTTTATTTAGATacatcaaattatttaatatttttagccATGACTGCATGTTTTAGGTAAACAGTTATAAAATTAGTacgaatttttattatttttgtaattaaatgTGGTATCTATTAAAGTGATGATGACTATTGTTATCGTTTTCTTGTGTATTAGGGCCGGGGTTGGTCGACTCGGTCTTTGGTGGAAAAGGCAACATTATGATGGACAGAGATACACTGCTGCTAAATATACAACTCGTTGCGGAAAAGAATCCTGAGGTTGACCACTCGATCTTTTTGTACCACCTTCCCTGAAGCTGAGGCCAACTACTTTACCTACACCAAGCAACATTTTTTTCTCATACCTTTCTTTGCCTTATCTTAATAGAATAGAAATATAGCACGCTCTTGGTGTATGTGGAGCTGTTGTTTTATGACTCCTATTCATATCTTCATTTGTAGCaactttttctatttctattcAACTTAGTTGGGTTTTGTGTTTGGGTTTTTAATCTCTGCTTGTTAGATATTATGAGCTCGGACACAcgcttctatttcttcttcagaTCGCTCATAATTTCGTTCAACCGTTGCTTCTTGTTCACCTTTCTTATCTACGGTACTGCTGCAAGGAAACTCCTTGCTTGTTCCTTTCAACTCTCTGCTTAGTAGTGTTTTTGTTATTGCTTGGAGCATGGAATTCTTCTTTCTCTGGTAGCAAAGGAGGAAGGTTGCTTGCTTAGTTACTGTTTTAGTTCAAGGTAACCAAATCTCCTCTTTTATTCCTATGGAGCTGTTGCGATTTACTTTAAACCTTCCGTTTCATCCTTAATTAGGTTTAAATACTGTTCATTATCCCTAATTGTGCAGGATTGTGAAGCTTTACCACTGTCACTTCTTCGAACGTCTTTAGATTAATGAATTATTTCCATTTCCATTGATTGAAAAAAGTGACAGTGACAAATAAAATGGAATAGATGAGGATCAATCTATCTGTTTCatacaatttaatttttaatttctacGCTGGCAAACTTGCCTTTCCTTTAACTCATATGCAGAATGTTTTACCGTTTAGTCCCTCTTCCCTTAATTTGAATTTATTGCAGACTTCAGGTTGAATCTGCAACCTGTTAAATTTTGTGTAAGAACTATGAGGAGAATATTTCATGCAAGTGTTTTGTTGAATATAGAGGCTTTTTCAGATGGTTGATCTCTTCTAAAATAAGCAAATCTATCACTTTTGTAAAAGTAACAGTTATAATTACTAGTGGAATTTTCCCTTGAGATGCATATTACTTCTTATACATATACTCTAAAAAGATCATTTTGTGGCAAGTTTTATAATGTCAGGCATATAGCTTTTCCATTTTTTCTGTCTGACCTGTGGTTTGTTCTCAGAGTAATCATACTTGGTGTTCAAAGTGTAAATTAACGGAACGTTCAAGGAACTCTACCAGTATGGGAACTGATAGTGGTGAAGAAGCGGAGTCATTACCAAATCCGCGCTCCTTCAAGGTAAAATATGTGATTCACTTTGACTATATTGTGTGGATTTTCTCAGACATTGTACTTCAGTGACTATCCTTGTCCTTTAGGTTTTTGCAACTATACTTGGATGCTTGAACttagcattgtttttatatgAATTCAATTTAACAGGTGCATAGTAAACTGTGTGTGGAACTCATGAAAATACTAGCAAGAGTTTTGAGGATATTTCCGGCAATAGAGGAGGCTCGGCCTCGAAGCTCATCAGGAATAGAGTCTCTGTGTTTGCTGAACAATGCAATCGATAAAGCCAAACTACTACTGCAGCATTGCTCTGATTGCAGCAAACTCTACCTGGTATGTAACtcctttttttaaaagatgaaaaaaataaaaatagcttTCTGTGACATGCATCAGTACTCAGTCAGTTAATATAAAAAACTGCTCAGAGAAATAAGGCCACCATTCGTTACTCAGTTAATATCACATGAAGAAAAATATTAGTGACTTAATTAAATATTGATGATCAAAGGATTATACTAGGAGGGTGCATGTGTCAGAGTTTAATTGACTTGAATGTTCCTTTCAGGCTCTGACAGGGAATGCAATACTTCAAAGATGCCAAAAGGCAAGAAAATCATTATTGCAAAGCTTGATCCAGATTCAGGGTATGGTTCCAGTTATTTTAGCTGCAGAGGTTAGTGAAGACATCTTCCCATTTCAATTCTTTGAAAGGCATTACAcccttaaaaaaaattgtgaatttGTTTTATAAGATCTAAAGATTACAGACAATCCACCCAATGTGAAGAGTTTATTCTCTAGTTTTATTAGAAGGGGGAAAAAAATCTAATTAGCCTCCTGTACTACcctttttaatttgtatatttttaagCCGAAACATCAATTTAATACTCTCATTGGTACTGAAATGTCTCTTGGCTTGCAGGTTTCTGGAATAATCGATGATCTTGAGTGTGCCACATTTGTCTTAGACTCTGCCGAAGAAGAGGCTGGGAAGGTTGTTAAGGAGTTGCTTGAGCAAGATACAGATACAATGGATGGTTCTGCGGTAAAAGCTCTTCAGTTTGCAGCACCAAGACTTAACATTACATCCCAAAAGGCCATCTTAATAGAGAAACGATCTATTAAGAAGTTGCGAGATAAAATTGGAACCAATGACCAGAAAAAGAAGGCCATTTTGAAATTTCTTTGGTATATACTGGACAAGCATGGAAATCACATCATTGGGGAAGAAATGGAGAAGGTCTATTCCCATAATGATGAACCAATAGCCACTGAGAACTCTAGTCGCCATTCTCAACAAAGCCATCAAACTGAGTCTGATCCATACTTGCACTATGACCAATATAGAACTCAGACTGATGAGTTTGGTAGAGCTACACCACTTGAGGAGTATAAGTGTCCAATATCATCAAGATTGATGTATGATCCTGTTGTCATTGCATCTGGTGTTACATATGAAAGGATGTGGATAAAAAAGTGGTTTGATGAGGGTAATGATACATGCCCGAAAACTAAAAAGAAACTAGTGCATATGGGAATGACTCCTAATATTGCCATGAAGGACTTAATATCAAAATGGTGCAGAAACAATGGAGTCTCCATTTCTGACCCAAACAGGCTAGTAGGAGGTTTTCACTCTTGGGAAGCTTCTATGACTTCCATCAAGAGTTTTGGAAGTTACGTAAATGATTTTAACTTGCCACTGGATCTTAGTAACATGTCTCTTGGATCATTGGATACTAGTTACAATTCAGATGTCTTGCATTCTAAGACCACTCGTGAGTCAAATTTGAGGTCAATAATGACTAATGATGATTCTCACAAACGTCAAGCTCAAGAACAGATACGTGAAGCAAATTTGCAGCTCTTGTTCGAACTGCATGATCTCCAATGGGATTCTCAATGCCAGGTCATTGAAGAAGtgaaagaaaatttgaaaagCAATTACCAAGCTTTTTCTTCTGTATCACCTCAGAATTTCACTGAACCACTCATCAGATTTCTGAACAGTGCTTATGATCTGCATGATGTAAAAGCTCTCAGAGCTGGAACTCAGCTGCTGTTGGAATTTGTCAACAACTGCAGGCACAATTTCTTTTccctttctcattttttcttcttacATTTCTAGTTATTTTGATTTGGTTACATTCATCTAGTTTAATTTTCTGTTGAGCTGTGTCAAAATGATTTGATATTTATCCTTTTAAAACAGCAGCCAATAGATTTTAAAAGGAAGTAAAGCTTGTTTGCAGTTTTCCTTGTAAGCATAGCCCTTTTAATATTCAAACTCGACATGTTTGCTGGTTTGCACTTTAGAGCCTGCAGAATTTTCctctcttatttctttttttttttttttttcaaaagaaaaagtttttctTCTTGAACTAAAATTGCTGGCTTGATTGTTTTATCTGTGCAGTTACTTTTAACCTGGAAAttcatttttactttttatgTGATTTTATGCAGAAATGGTCTGAGTAATTTCAGTGAAGATGTATTCACACTGTTGGCCAATTTTCTTGATTCAGAAGTGACAGGAGAAGCTCTTGCCGTAATGGAAGAACTCTCTAGTTATTTGCATGGAAAAGCTAAAATAGCAGCATCCAATGCACTCACTTCTATTCTAAATATACTTAATTCTGATAACAAAGAGTTCCAACGACAAGCCATTGTAATATTGTATAATTTGTCCTTCAATGGTGAAGTTTGTCCCCTCATGCTATCTCTCAAGTGCATCCCAACATTGCTTCCATTTTTCAAAGACAGGTCCCTTTTGAGATACTGTATAGTTATATTGAAAAATCTTTGTGACACTGAAGAGGGTAGGAATTCTGCTGTTGAAACCAAGGGTTTCATAGCTTCTGTTGCCGAAATACTCGAAACAGGAAGCAATGAGGAAAAAGAACATGCACTTGAAGTCCTAATTTCTCTATGTTCTCAACGCATGGACTATTGTAGATTGGTTATGAGTCAGTATGTTATCTCTCATCTTTTCTATATATCCAAGAATGGAAGCGACAAAGGACAGGCAACTGCATTGGAACTGCTCCGTCTTCTGCAAGATGTAGAAGATGTGGAAGATGATGATTCCCTTGAACCAAATCTCAACAACACCTCCGGAGATTCAAACAGCCAACCTCAAGAGAGGAGATCATCAAAGGGATCAAAATTTCTGAAGAAACTACCCTTCTTAAAAACCAAGAGATGAAACTGAATTCTTCGGCTTTCCAGATATGTATGTTTGTTAGATGGAGCCTTGTGGATATGTCTCTGACATTAGTTGTGTCTTTCTTGCATTCTGTAGCATTTATTAGCTCTACATATTCATTTGAAATGGGTCTGCTGCTTAATTTTGCACCCTAACCAGCAGGTTGTATGATGATGTATAGTTCTGCTTATGATTTTGAGGTATTCTTTTGACATTTCAATTCAGGGCTTATTAGTTGTTAAGATAGCAGGTAGTTTTGCCCTTTTTCCCTGAAATCAAGTGTCGATATATTAGAGACCAATTgacaccccccccccccccccccccccctttttttttttttttttatttcttagtAATTCTTATTGTGTATATGTATCACACTTGCTGTATCTGCAGCACCCATGTAAAATAGATACTAATTATTGTAGGCTTTTGGTTATTGCATGGTGAAATATTCTGTGGTTctctttcttttattgatttgaTTATTTTGTTTAACTGGAAGTGATGTTAATGTGGAGACAAATCTGGCTTGTATTTATATGCTAAGCCAGGTTAGTGGTTTATTGATTATTGGTTAATATATATCTCTGACATGGATAATTGTAAAGGTAACTTCCAATTGTATTGACTCCTATTAAGAATTACTAACGTTGATAAATTTGGTTAATCTGGTCACCGCGACAACGATAAGTTTTTACTGTTagaaagataataaaaaattagtttaaaactttaaatagttaattttttttatttaatatttattaattctaGTTGATTTGTTACCTAGAACACGGGTCTACTGCAACGGCCTCGGAATCAGATTCACTCAAGAAATCAAACTTTTCCGAAAATCTCGCTAACCAAAACCCCACAAGCCTCACAAATCGGAGCACTATTAAGAGACTCCGTCAAACCAGTAACAAACATGAATAACGGTCATAAAAAAATCCAATATATAATGTTGACCAACTAAGTCACAGGTACGCAGTTCATTCCGTTTTACTATGAATACTCTCACACTCTTACTTACTTGAGCGTTGGAGTCCCTTTGTAGGTGGCCAACGCCGCCTCTCCCACAGGAAGATGACGTTCCACCCTTTCGCTCCAAGGAAAGCAAGTTCAAGCACTGATAGAACGAGTTATACCTCGGAGAGACTCATTCACACAGGAACatttggcgcccaccgtggggcccGAATTTTCTAACCCCACAATTCTTTACTTTCTGTGCCCGATAATCTTTTTTGCAAGTCACAACACATGGCGGACGAACATAGCCACGCTCCCTCGAACCCTAATCCTGCCGAGCTTGTAGCCATCAATGAGACCCTTAGGGCCAAAAATCAAAGAATGGCCGAACTCCTACGCCAGAGGCAACACAGTCAAAGCAAAGGAGGGGAGCACAAGAATGCTGAAAACAAAGATGATAATGATGAACACACATTGAAGGCGAAACACACTATACCTCATCCCCCGAAAACAACTACCAAAAGAACCAACCCTTTCACAAAGGAAATCATGAAATTTGAAatgcccaaaaacttcaccctACCAATGACTTTAAAACCCTATATAGGAATAAGCGACCCAAACATCCATGTCACAAAATTCTATACGATGATATTTATGAATAAAGAACACGACCCAATCCTATGCCGAACTTTTCCCACCTTCCTAGATGGAGCCGCCTTGATCTGGTTCTCCAACCTACCAGAAGGCTCCATCTCGAACTTCGAGGAATTGGCCGACCAGTTCATCAACCACTTTGTCGCATCCAAGATATACGTGCATAATTCCGACTACGTGAGCACTAGCAAGCAAGGGCCGAATGAAAGCCTGAAGGACTACATGACCAGATTCACTGAAGCGACTAATGAAATACCCAACCTAAACCCAGAAGTCCACCTCCAAGCCGTGAAAGCGGCCTCCGCCCAGGGAAATTCCAGGAGACCATCGTCATTGTAAAGCCAAAAACTCTAGCCAAATTCTGAGAAAAGGCAACAACCCAGATCGAGATCAAAGAACTCCAAGAACTGCGAAAGGCAGAAAAGCCTAGCTCGAACAGAGAAGACAAGAGACGAAACAAGCATTCAAGCAGCAAGACAGACCAAAGGTCGTTCAGACTCACACCCAAATTTGACAGCTA
The genomic region above belongs to Arachis stenosperma cultivar V10309 chromosome 5, arast.V10309.gnm1.PFL2, whole genome shotgun sequence and contains:
- the LOC130979989 gene encoding U-box domain-containing protein 5, with the translated sequence MGTDSGEEAESLPNPRSFKVHSKLCVELMKILARVLRIFPAIEEARPRSSSGIESLCLLNNAIDKAKLLLQHCSDCSKLYLALTGNAILQRCQKARKSLLQSLIQIQGMVPVILAAEVSGIIDDLECATFVLDSAEEEAGKVVKELLEQDTDTMDGSAVKALQFAAPRLNITSQKAILIEKRSIKKLRDKIGTNDQKKKAILKFLWYILDKHGNHIIGEEMEKVYSHNDEPIATENSSRHSQQSHQTESDPYLHYDQYRTQTDEFGRATPLEEYKCPISSRLMYDPVVIASGVTYERMWIKKWFDEGNDTCPKTKKKLVHMGMTPNIAMKDLISKWCRNNGVSISDPNRLVGGFHSWEASMTSIKSFGSYVNDFNLPLDLSNMSLGSLDTSYNSDVLHSKTTRESNLRSIMTNDDSHKRQAQEQIREANLQLLFELHDLQWDSQCQVIEEVKENLKSNYQAFSSVSPQNFTEPLIRFLNSAYDLHDVKALRAGTQLLLEFVNNCRNGLSNFSEDVFTLLANFLDSEVTGEALAVMEELSSYLHGKAKIAASNALTSILNILNSDNKEFQRQAIVILYNLSFNGEVCPLMLSLKCIPTLLPFFKDRSLLRYCIVILKNLCDTEEGRNSAVETKGFIASVAEILETGSNEEKEHALEVLISLCSQRMDYCRLVMSQYVISHLFYISKNGSDKGQATALELLRLLQDVEDVEDDDSLEPNLNNTSGDSNSQPQERRSSKGSKFLKKLPFLKTKR